In Methanomicrobia archaeon, the following are encoded in one genomic region:
- a CDS encoding TRAM domain-containing protein — translation MEYSGERRGFDSPIEVGKTYDVKIEEVGREGDGIARVEGFVVFVPNTKKEDSVKIRVNKVSRRVGFADVVAE, via the coding sequence ATGGAATATAGTGGAGAAAGAAGGGGATTTGATTCCCCTATAGAGGTTGGTAAGACCTACGACGTAAAGATAGAGGAAGTAGGTAGAGAAGGCGATGGAATAGCTCGAGTTGAGGGATTTGTTGTTTTTGTACCCAACACGAAGAAAGAGGATAGTGTGAAAATACGGGTAAATAAGGTATCGAGAAGAGTTGGATTTGCAGATGTAGTTGCGGAGTGA